DNA from Demetria terragena DSM 11295:
ACCGACTTCGACGGGCGGTCGGCCCTTATCAATGAAGATCAAGCCAAAACCCTTGGTGTGAAACCTGGTTCGCGAATCACGATCTCCCGCAGTGGCAAGTCGACGCCGCTCACCGTGGCCGCAGTCATGAAGGAGAACGCGGTCCTCCCACCCGTTGTCACCACGCTGGCGACTCACGCCGCACTGAAGGGCTCACCACAGGACAACTACGTTTACCTCACCCGAACGCCCAGTGCTGATGCGAGCGCCGTGCGAACTCAGCTGGAAGCCATCATCGAGCAATCCCCCACGATCACGCTCAAGGATCAAGACCAGTTCAAGACCGAGCAACGGGAGCCTATCGATCAGATGCTGCTCCTGATCTATGCCCTGTTGGGACTTGCGGTGGTCATCGCAATCCTGGGCATCGTGAACACCCTCGCACTCTCAGTCATCGAGCGAACCCGTGAGATTGGATTGTTGCGAGCAGTGGGCCTCAGCCGCCGACAGCTACGCCGAATGATCCGACTCGAGTCGATCATTATTGCGGTGGTAGGTGCCGCGCTCGGCGTGCTCATCGGCACGGGATTCGGCATCGTACTTCAACGTTCGCAACGTGCGGATGGCGTTGCGGTGCTGGCGATTCCGTGGGGCCAGTTGCTGGTCTTCGTTATCCTCGCGGCTCTTGTCGGAGTTCTTGCCGCGTGGTTCCCGGCGCGCAGGGCCGCCCGACTCGACGTGCTGCGAGCCATCGGTTCCGACTAGGTGCGACTGAGTGCCTCCGGCAGAGGCTCGCTGTGTAGTACGACCAACGTCGAGACCGCACGAGTCAGCACCACATAGAGGCGTCGCAGCCCAGTTCGGGCGTCTGGTTCAGCCTCGGCGATGGCTCGCGGCTCAAGGACGAGCACCGTGTCGAACTCCAGACCTTTCGCCACCGAGGCGGGGACGACCTGCACGTCATGGTCTTCCCCATCACCATGGTCCTGGTCGAGCCGTCCAAAGGGAACCTTCGCGGCGGTCAACGACGCGCAGGGCTGCTCAATCTGCGCATCTGGGGCGATGATGCCAATCGAACCAGGCTCGCGCTGAGCGTCGAGCACCCGCCGAACCAGTTCCTGGTGTAGGTCGGCGGTTGACGTCGGCACGATGTCGAGCCGACCAGGGTTGTCTCGCACGGATACTGGCATCCCCAGCCCTGGGGCCATGTGTGGCAACAGTTGCGCGGCGTACTCGATCACCGCGGCGGGCACTCGGAAACCGCGGTCGAGGACCTCAAGGTGGTAATCCGATTTGCCCAGGTGCGCCATGGACTCCTCCCACGAGGTGGTGGACCACGGGGTGGTGCCCTGCGCAATGTCGCCGAGGACGGTGAGTGAGCCTGTCGAACTGCGTCGGCCGACAGCGCGCAGTTGCATAGGCGAGAGATCCTGCGCCTCATCCAGAACGACGTGGCCGAGGCTCGGGGTGCGCTGCACCTGGTCGGTGATCTCGTCAAGGAGTGCCATGTCGGCATCAGTCCAGCGTGCAGCGCCCTTGGTGCGCGGCGCCTTGTCCCAGCGCAGGAGAGCCTGCTTCTCAGGGCTCAGGATCCCGTCGGCGGCCTGGGCCAGTGCTTCCTCGTTGGACCACAACCCGAAGAGCACGGCCTGTGCGTCGATGGCAGGCCAGATCGAGGACACGTATGCCTTCATCGGCGCTGACCGCGCGACGGTGTCTTGCACCCGGTCGTCAGGAGACTCGCCGGAGCGCTCGAGTTTGAGCAAGACGGCGTGCGCGAGGCGCTGCGGGAGCATCGCGCGCGCTGCCTCGTAGCGCACGCCGCGGCTCATCAACTCATCCAGGATTTCCTGCACGTCGTAGGCGGGAATCCGCCATTTGCGGACGCCGCGAGGGACGACCAAGGGCTCGGTGGCGGCGCGTACGTGGGCCCACACCGCGCGGCGGACTACCTCTGCAAGGCGCGAATCACCTTTAAGGACAGCGACTTCAGCAGAGTCCACGGCACGTACGCGGCCGTGCTGGAGAAGGGTCTCGAGGGTGTCATGGCCGACCCGCGCCTCGCCGAGTGCGGGCAGGACGGCGCTCACGTGATCGAGAAAGGCCGCGTTGGGTCCAACGACGAGCACACCAGAACGGTCGAGGCGGTCACGGAAGGAGTAGAGGAGCCATGCAGCGCGGTGTAGTCCCACGGCGGTCTTCCCGGTCCCCGGTGCGCCCTGCACGCAGATGGTGGTTCCGACATCAGCGCGCACAATGATGTCCTGCTCGGGTTGGATGGTCGCGACAATGTCGCGCATCGGGCCACTGCGCGGACGCTCAATCTCTGCAGCGAGAATGTGCGAATTCTTTTGTGGCGCAACGTTCTCGACGAGGTTCTCATCCTCGATCGCGGTGAGAGCGCCGCGGTCGACACCGAACCGGCGGCGTCGTACGACACCCATGGGTGCCGTACGGGATGCTCGGTAGAAGGCCGTCGAGACTGGCGCTCGCCAATCGATGACCACGGGTTCGCCGTGTGCGTCGGAGACGTGCCGCCGTCCGATGTACCAGGCTTCGTCGTCGACGGTGTCGACCCGGCCGAAGAACAACGTCGTTCGGGGGTCGTCCTGGAGCGCGGCGACCCGGCGCGCCAGAGCCTCACCGAGAGCGATGCCTGAGTCTGCATCGCTGGCCTTGCTGGCATCGAGACGTTCGACGGCCGCGCGCATGCGGGCCAGTTGGGCGCGGGCGTGGTCGAGGTAGTGCTGTTCGCGGGCCAACTCACTCGGCCCGCTGGTATCTGGCGGATGATCTGGCATGGACGTTGAGCGGGAAGGCATGAGGGCGTCACCGATCTCGTCGGAGGGGATGTGAGGGGGAGATCCACGATAGGCCATCGTCCGCGCTCATACCTGAATATGGCTGGAGTAACGCCGGTCGAGCTGCGTAACGCCGGTCGAGCTGCGTAACGCCGGTCGAGCTTGTCGAGACATGACAGCGGGGGCCGCGCCGATGGCGCGGCCCCCGCGGGCTCCGGAACTCCGTCACGCGCTCCGGGCCTATCCGTCCGAACCAGTGCTGAGGGAGGAAGGGAGAAAGACCAGCACTGGCCCGGGCTACGTCACGAGCTAGGGGCAGTCCCCAACGTCACCGTGACGTTCTGGCGCTTCCCGTCCCGCACGACGGAAAGCTCCACACGCTGGCCCGGGGTGCGCTCGCGCACCTGCCCGACCAGCGAGGTCGAGGAATCGACGGACTCACCGTCGATCGTCAGAATCACATCGTCCTTCTTGATGCCCGCCTTGTCGGCGCCGCTGTTGTTGACGACGGTGGCGACCTTCGCGCCGCTCACGGTCGCGCCCTCGAACTTGGCCGAACCGTTGGTGGCGGACACGCCAAGCTGGGGGTGCTGCGCCTTACCGTCGGCGATCAGCTGCTTGGTGATGTTCTTGACGACAGTCACAGGGATAGCAAAACCGATCCCGATGTTTCCGCTCTGCGAACTGCCTGAAGATCCGCTGAGCGACGCGATCGAGGAGTTGATTCCGATGAGGTCGCCACCCCCGCTCACTAGCGCACCTCCGCTGTTGCCCGGATTGATTGCCGCGCTGGTCTGGATGGCGTTGGTCACCACCTGCTCACCGCCTTGGCTTTGACCCGGAGCGCCCGGAGCGTTTTCCTCCTCGCCCCCACCTTCCTG
Protein-coding regions in this window:
- a CDS encoding HelD family protein, with the protein product MPDHPPDTSGPSELAREQHYLDHARAQLARMRAAVERLDASKASDADSGIALGEALARRVAALQDDPRTTLFFGRVDTVDDEAWYIGRRHVSDAHGEPVVIDWRAPVSTAFYRASRTAPMGVVRRRRFGVDRGALTAIEDENLVENVAPQKNSHILAAEIERPRSGPMRDIVATIQPEQDIIVRADVGTTICVQGAPGTGKTAVGLHRAAWLLYSFRDRLDRSGVLVVGPNAAFLDHVSAVLPALGEARVGHDTLETLLQHGRVRAVDSAEVAVLKGDSRLAEVVRRAVWAHVRAATEPLVVPRGVRKWRIPAYDVQEILDELMSRGVRYEAARAMLPQRLAHAVLLKLERSGESPDDRVQDTVARSAPMKAYVSSIWPAIDAQAVLFGLWSNEEALAQAADGILSPEKQALLRWDKAPRTKGAARWTDADMALLDEITDQVQRTPSLGHVVLDEAQDLSPMQLRAVGRRSSTGSLTVLGDIAQGTTPWSTTSWEESMAHLGKSDYHLEVLDRGFRVPAAVIEYAAQLLPHMAPGLGMPVSVRDNPGRLDIVPTSTADLHQELVRRVLDAQREPGSIGIIAPDAQIEQPCASLTAAKVPFGRLDQDHGDGEDHDVQVVPASVAKGLEFDTVLVLEPRAIAEAEPDARTGLRRLYVVLTRAVSTLVVLHSEPLPEALSRT